In a genomic window of Punica granatum isolate Tunisia-2019 chromosome 6, ASM765513v2, whole genome shotgun sequence:
- the LOC116209803 gene encoding syntaxin-61, with amino-acid sequence MSSAQDPFYIVKEEVQRSIDKLQSNFHRWERIPSDSVERGQLTRELLSNCESIEWQVDELDKTITVAARDPTLYGINEVELEKRRRWTSTARTQVGAVKKAIVVGKELSISSATSASGMRRELLRLPDSHQPDRSNHYHDNDDFIASESDRQMLLIKQQDEELDLLSASVERIGGIGLTIHDELSAQDKIIDDLGTEMDSTSNRLDFVQKKVAMVMKKASAKGQIMMILFLLVLFIILFVLVFLT; translated from the exons ATGTCTTCAGCTCAGGATCCCTTTTACATCGTCAAAGAGGAGGTTCAAAGATCT ATCGATAAGTTGCAGTCGAATTTTCACCGATGGGAGCGTATTCCTTCCGATAGTGTAGAGCGAGGGCAGCTCACCAGGGAGCTACTCTCTAATTGCGAGAGCATCGAGTGGCAG GTGGATGAATTGGATAAAACAATTACAGTGGCAGCTAGAGATCCGACTTTATATGGCATCAATGAAGTCGAACTTGAGAAACGGAGGAGGTGGACCAGCACTGCCCGGACTCAG GTTGGAGCTGTGAAAAAAGCCATAGTAGTTGGGAAGGAATTGAGTATCTCGAGCGCTACCAGTGCCAGTGGGATGCGCCGGGAACTACTGAGGCTTCCAGATTCTCACCAGCCAGACAGATCCAACCACTACCATGATAATGATGATTTCATAGCATCAGAATCGGACAGACAGATGCTCCTTATAAA GCAACAGGATGAGGAGTTGGATTTACTTAGTGCCAGCGTGGAGAGAATTGGAGGCATTGGACTCACTATACACGATGAGCTCAGTGCACAG GATAAGATTATTGATGATCTGGGCACGGAAATGGACAGTACGTCAAACCGCCTTGACTTTGTTCAG AAGAAGGTTGCAATGGTCATGAAGAAGGCCAGTGCTAAGGGCCAGATCATGATGATCCTGTTCTTACTCGTTCTGTTCATTATCTTGTTTGTCCTCGTCTTCCTCACATAA
- the LOC116210618 gene encoding CBL-interacting serine/threonine-protein kinase 3-like isoform X1: MMSQPKVKRRVGKYELGRTIGEGTFAKVKFARNSETGEPVAIKILDKEKVLKHKMAEQIKREIETMKLIKHPYVVQLHEVMGSKTKIFIVLEFVTGGELFDKIVNHGRMREDEVRRYFQQLIHAVDYCHSRGVYHRDLKPENLLLDAYGNLKISDFGLSALSQQVREDGLLHTTCGTPNYVAPEVLNDRGYDGATADLWSCGVVLFVLLAGYLPFDDSNLMNLYKKISAAEFTCPPWLSFGAMKLIARILDPNPMTRITIPEILEDKWFKKDYKPPVFYEKEDTNLDDIEAVFKDAECMWMRNQQEHHVTEKKEEQPTAMNAFELISMSKGLKLDNLFDAEQGFKRETRFTSKCPANEIISKIEQAAKPLGFDVHKKNYKMRLENVKSGRKGNLNIATEIFQVAPSLHMVEVRKAKGDTLEFHKFYKNLSTSLEDVVWKTEEDMQEMK; this comes from the exons ATGATGAGTCAGCCTAAGGTTAAGCGCCGGGTGGGTAAATATGAACTAGGGAGGACAATTGGTGAGGGAACCTTTGCAAAAGTGAAGTTCGCAAGAAATTCCGAGACCGGAGAACCCGTGGCCATAAAGATCCTCGATAAAGAGAAAGTGCTCAAACACAAGATGGCTGAACAG ATCAAGCGGGAGATAGAAACGATGAAGCTAATAAAACATCCTTATGTTGTCCAGTTACATgag GTAATGGGCAGCAAGACAAagatatttattgttttggaGTTTGTCACAGGAGGAGAGCTCTTCGACAAAATT GTGAACCACGGAAGGATGAGGGAAGACGAAGTACGGAGATATTTTCAGCAGCTGATTCATGCCGTTGATTATTGCCATAGCCGGGGCGTCTATCACAGAGACCTAAAG CCGGAGAATTTGCTGTTGGATGCCTATGGAAACCTCAAAATTTCTGATTTTGGACTGAGCGCGTTATCCCAACAAGTCAGG GAAGATGGTCTCCTTCATACAACCTGTGGAACTCCGAATTATGTTGCCCCCGAG GTCCTCAATGACCGAGGGTATGATGGGGCGACTGCAGATCTATGGTCGTGTGGGGTTGTACTTTTCGTATTGCTTGCAGGTTACTTGCCTTTTGATGACTCTAATCTTATGAACCTTTATAAAAAA ATTTCAGCTGCTGAATTTACTTGCCCTCCTTGGCTTTCTTTTGGTGCCATGAAGTTGATAGCTCGGATATTGGATCCGAATCCTATGACT CGTATCACCATTCCTGAGATACTGGAAGACAAATGGTTTAAGAAAGATTACAAGCCCCCTGTATTTTATGAGAAAGAGGATACGAATCTCGATGACATTGAAGCTGTCTTTAAGGATGCAGAA TGTATGTGGATGAGGAATCAACAGGAGCACCACGTGAccgagaagaaagaagaacaaCCCACAGCCATGAATGCATTCGAGCTAATTTCCATGTCTAAAGGGCTAAAACtagataatttatttgatgCAGAACAG GGCTTTAAGAGAGAAACGAGGTTCACATCGAAATGCCCAGCCAATGAGATCATTAGTAAGATCGAACAAGCAGCTAAGCCCCTTGGGTTTGACGTTCACAAGAAAAACTACAAG ATGCGACTCGAAAATGTGAAATcgggaagaaaaggaaatctcAACATTGCTACTGAG ATATTCCAAGTTGCGCCATCCCTGCATATGGTCGAGGTTCGCAAAGCGAAGGGAGACACTCTGGAGTTCCATAAG TTCTATAAGAATCTCTCGACCAGCCTTGAGGATGTGGTCTGGAAAACCGAGGAAGacatgcaagaaatgaaatga
- the LOC116210618 gene encoding CBL-interacting serine/threonine-protein kinase 3-like isoform X2 yields the protein MMSQPKVKRRVGKYELGRTIGEGTFAKVKFARNSETGEPVAIKILDKEKVLKHKMAEQIKREIETMKLIKHPYVVQLHEVMGSKTKIFIVLEFVTGGELFDKIVNHGRMREDEVRRYFQQLIHAVDYCHSRGVYHRDLKPENLLLDAYGNLKISDFGLSALSQQVREDGLLHTTCGTPNYVAPEVLNDRGYDGATADLWSCGVVLFVLLAGYLPFDDSNLMNLYKKISAAEFTCPPWLSFGAMKLIARILDPNPMTRITIPEILEDKWFKKDYKPPVFYEKEDTNLDDIEAVFKDAEEHHVTEKKEEQPTAMNAFELISMSKGLKLDNLFDAEQGFKRETRFTSKCPANEIISKIEQAAKPLGFDVHKKNYKMRLENVKSGRKGNLNIATEIFQVAPSLHMVEVRKAKGDTLEFHKFYKNLSTSLEDVVWKTEEDMQEMK from the exons ATGATGAGTCAGCCTAAGGTTAAGCGCCGGGTGGGTAAATATGAACTAGGGAGGACAATTGGTGAGGGAACCTTTGCAAAAGTGAAGTTCGCAAGAAATTCCGAGACCGGAGAACCCGTGGCCATAAAGATCCTCGATAAAGAGAAAGTGCTCAAACACAAGATGGCTGAACAG ATCAAGCGGGAGATAGAAACGATGAAGCTAATAAAACATCCTTATGTTGTCCAGTTACATgag GTAATGGGCAGCAAGACAAagatatttattgttttggaGTTTGTCACAGGAGGAGAGCTCTTCGACAAAATT GTGAACCACGGAAGGATGAGGGAAGACGAAGTACGGAGATATTTTCAGCAGCTGATTCATGCCGTTGATTATTGCCATAGCCGGGGCGTCTATCACAGAGACCTAAAG CCGGAGAATTTGCTGTTGGATGCCTATGGAAACCTCAAAATTTCTGATTTTGGACTGAGCGCGTTATCCCAACAAGTCAGG GAAGATGGTCTCCTTCATACAACCTGTGGAACTCCGAATTATGTTGCCCCCGAG GTCCTCAATGACCGAGGGTATGATGGGGCGACTGCAGATCTATGGTCGTGTGGGGTTGTACTTTTCGTATTGCTTGCAGGTTACTTGCCTTTTGATGACTCTAATCTTATGAACCTTTATAAAAAA ATTTCAGCTGCTGAATTTACTTGCCCTCCTTGGCTTTCTTTTGGTGCCATGAAGTTGATAGCTCGGATATTGGATCCGAATCCTATGACT CGTATCACCATTCCTGAGATACTGGAAGACAAATGGTTTAAGAAAGATTACAAGCCCCCTGTATTTTATGAGAAAGAGGATACGAATCTCGATGACATTGAAGCTGTCTTTAAGGATGCAGAA GAGCACCACGTGAccgagaagaaagaagaacaaCCCACAGCCATGAATGCATTCGAGCTAATTTCCATGTCTAAAGGGCTAAAACtagataatttatttgatgCAGAACAG GGCTTTAAGAGAGAAACGAGGTTCACATCGAAATGCCCAGCCAATGAGATCATTAGTAAGATCGAACAAGCAGCTAAGCCCCTTGGGTTTGACGTTCACAAGAAAAACTACAAG ATGCGACTCGAAAATGTGAAATcgggaagaaaaggaaatctcAACATTGCTACTGAG ATATTCCAAGTTGCGCCATCCCTGCATATGGTCGAGGTTCGCAAAGCGAAGGGAGACACTCTGGAGTTCCATAAG TTCTATAAGAATCTCTCGACCAGCCTTGAGGATGTGGTCTGGAAAACCGAGGAAGacatgcaagaaatgaaatga
- the LOC116210619 gene encoding vacuolar protein sorting-associated protein 26A-like, giving the protein MNFLIGAFKPPCNVSIIFADGRTRKQVPLKKDNGQIIMVPLFQSQESIIGEVVIEPLQGKKLEHTGVKIELLGQIELYFDRGNFYDFTSLVRELDVPGELYERKTYRFEFSTVEMPYESYNGVNVRLRYILKVTIGRNIVSNIAECQDFVVRNYTPLPSINNSIKMEVGIEDCLHIEFEYSKNKYHLKDVIIGKIYFLLVRIKIKTMELEIRRRESTGSGPNTYVETETLAKYELMDGAPVRGESIPVRLFLSPYELTPTYRNINNKFSVKYYLNLVLVDEEDRRYFKQQEITVYRLLETP; this is encoded by the exons ATG AATTTTTTGATTGGAGCTTTCAAGCCGCCTTGTAATGTTTCGATAATTTTTGCTGATGGAAGAACACGGAAGCAG GTACCTTTGAAGAAGGACAATGGCCAAATTATCATGGTCCCTCTCTTCCAAAGTCAAGAGAGTATCATTGGAGAG GTTGTTATCGAACCGTTACAAGGGAAGAAGCTTGAGCATACCGGTGTTAAAATCGAGCTGCTTGGCCAGATAG AGCTGTACTTTGATAGAGGCAACTTTTATGACTTTACTTCGCTAG TGCGTGAACTTGATGTACCTGGAGAATTATACGAAAGGAAAACCTACCGATTTGAATTCTCGACCGTGGAAATGCCTTATGAGTCGTACAATGGAGTCAATGTGAGGCTGAG GTACATTTTGAAAGTGACTATCGGTAGAAACATTGTCAGCAACATTGCGGAGTGCCAGGATTTTGTG GTTCGCAACTATACTCCACTTCCATCAATCAATAACAGTATCAAG ATGGAAGTTGGCATTGAGGATTGCCTGCACATAGAATTCGAGTACAGCAAAAACAA GTACCATTTAAAGGATGTTATAATTGGAAAGATCTACTTCCTTCTAGTGAGAATCAAGATCAAAACAATGGAGCTCGAAATCAGACGTCGAGAATCAACTGGGTCTGGACCCAATACCTATGTCGAGACTGAAACCCTAGCTAAATACGAGTTGATGGACGGTGCCCCTGTTAGAG GGGAATCTATTCCAGTCAGGCTTTTCCTGAGTCCATATGAGTTGACCCCAACTTATCGCAACATAAACAACAAGTTCAGCGTGAAGTATTACTTGAACCTCGTCCTAGTGGATGAAGAGGATCGGCGGTACTTCAAGCAACAAGAAATCACAGTCTATCGGCTTCTTGAGACACCCTGA
- the LOC116210846 gene encoding calmodulin-7 — protein sequence MADQLTDDQISEFKEAFSLFDKDGDGCITTKELGTVMRSLGQNPTEAELQDMINEVDADGNGTIDFPEFLNLMARKMKDTDSEEELKEAFRVFDKDQNGFISAAELRHVMTNLGEKLTDEEVDEMIREADVDGDGQINYEEFVKVMMAK from the exons ATGGCCGACCAGCTCACCGACGACCAGATCTCCGAGTTCAAGGAGGCTTTCAGCCTCTTCGACAAGGACGGGGACG GTTGCATCACCACTAAGGAGCTCGGGACTGTTATGAGGTCACTGGGGCAGAATCCAACTGAGGCAGAGCTTCAGGACATGATCAATGAGGTGGATGCTGATGGAAATGGGACCATTGATTTTCCGGAGTTCCTTAACTTGATGGCCCGGAAGATGAAGGACACTGATTCCGAGGAGGAGCTCAAGGAAGCCTTCCGCGTCTTCGATAAGGACCAGAATGGCTTCATCTCTGCAGCTGAACTCCGCCACGTTATGACAAACCTCGGTGAGAAACTGACTGACGAGGAGGTTGATGAGATGATCCGTGAGGCTGATGTGGACGGTGATGGGCAGATCAACtacgaggagtttgtcaaAGTCATGATGGCCAAGTAA